One Leptospira kirschneri serovar Cynopteri str. 3522 CT DNA segment encodes these proteins:
- a CDS encoding DUF1561 domain-containing protein: MYNWKKIFIVVLLVSIMIYLAYEMDHTFVHAAASKATSSIVQKPTDPPKDKPIKVIVHDGGKFCYGPTFSGGESYIIIEQCWQMHVMNARYDVFQRISYNVNNTWLCITAPEKVIRGEENWDYVHLRPCTINDPYQRWIVKDNSFWTADGRYRLKDTNWYGYISRNSKDRYNHTLDSSMDEWIQTIATPGNISVQTSIAWDLQTTEGNERYFIRRGGSDKNTTPLYYNPESGHLAQYDPVSSSLYCMYSNVGKSNWNWVTWASCSDAAISKMNPAFWNVSFETDQGGIITDYKGNALRVTRYGSNWGVAYAAKPSYLEKDTTNSPTSLFIVDKNLLNWTRYTASNLGKTGQYCPAGNHESILHKRVKRDLPPNFQLTEEWIQRLYDIATSVSAESETRVSGFCGPCALHSFQMLAELQDRHSQEPLQSGGYFFDTAPNTDPFISFSQRYPHLERLLEDVPKKYAPYPHYSTQSFLSFASIDTMLPQYFWSASTEFTNRDEILSHISSLISSPAGSIWFGVMERQHPDGTTRGHAVPILRISQGLVVIPTNVRLWTLETFRRFLAPTTDPSQVIANLEGSNTLTRFTTIQSLGMLTTNMFDSMVSNRNCTGEGEDRRGSGEYPTSASVNQCPSGRCALPF, from the coding sequence ATGTATAATTGGAAGAAAATTTTTATAGTGGTTTTGTTAGTCTCTATCATGATTTATTTGGCGTATGAAATGGATCATACATTTGTACATGCTGCTGCTTCAAAGGCCACCAGCTCGATCGTTCAAAAACCTACCGATCCACCAAAAGACAAACCGATTAAGGTCATTGTTCATGATGGAGGAAAGTTTTGTTATGGTCCTACTTTTAGCGGTGGTGAAAGTTATATCATAATTGAACAGTGTTGGCAAATGCACGTTATGAATGCAAGATACGATGTGTTCCAAAGAATTTCGTATAACGTCAATAATACGTGGTTATGCATCACTGCACCGGAAAAAGTAATTAGAGGGGAAGAAAACTGGGACTATGTACATCTCAGGCCTTGTACAATCAACGATCCTTATCAAAGATGGATTGTAAAAGACAACTCGTTTTGGACTGCAGATGGACGTTATCGATTGAAGGATACAAATTGGTACGGCTATATATCAAGAAATTCTAAAGATAGATACAACCATACATTAGATTCTTCCATGGATGAATGGATTCAAACCATAGCCACTCCTGGAAACATCAGTGTTCAAACTTCTATCGCTTGGGATTTGCAAACTACCGAGGGAAATGAACGTTATTTTATTCGCCGGGGAGGTTCAGATAAAAATACAACTCCTCTTTACTACAATCCTGAAAGTGGACATCTCGCTCAGTATGATCCGGTTAGTAGTTCTCTCTATTGTATGTATTCTAACGTGGGTAAATCGAATTGGAATTGGGTGACTTGGGCATCGTGTAGTGACGCAGCGATTAGTAAGATGAATCCGGCTTTTTGGAACGTCTCTTTTGAAACTGATCAAGGAGGAATCATTACGGATTATAAGGGGAATGCACTGAGAGTTACTAGATACGGATCCAATTGGGGAGTTGCCTATGCAGCTAAACCTTCTTATTTAGAAAAGGATACTACTAATAGTCCAACTTCTTTGTTTATTGTTGATAAAAATTTACTGAATTGGACACGTTATACAGCGAGCAATCTTGGTAAAACAGGACAATATTGTCCGGCTGGTAATCACGAAAGTATTCTACATAAAAGAGTCAAAAGAGATTTACCACCTAACTTCCAATTAACCGAGGAATGGATTCAAAGACTTTATGATATAGCGACTTCGGTTTCCGCTGAATCCGAGACTCGAGTCAGTGGATTCTGTGGTCCTTGTGCTCTTCATAGTTTTCAGATGTTGGCGGAACTTCAGGACCGTCATTCTCAAGAACCTCTTCAGAGTGGTGGTTACTTTTTTGATACAGCTCCTAATACAGATCCTTTTATATCGTTTAGTCAACGTTATCCGCATTTGGAAAGACTGTTAGAAGATGTACCTAAAAAGTATGCACCTTATCCTCACTATTCTACACAAAGTTTTCTGTCATTTGCATCCATTGATACAATGCTGCCTCAGTATTTTTGGTCTGCTTCTACCGAATTTACTAATCGGGATGAGATTCTTTCCCACATAAGTTCACTTATTAGTTCCCCTGCTGGAAGTATTTGGTTCGGAGTTATGGAGAGACAACATCCTGATGGAACTACAAGGGGACACGCAGTTCCAATTCTTAGGATCTCTCAGGGATTAGTGGTAATTCCAACTAACGTGCGTTTGTGGACATTAGAAACATTCAGAAGATTTTTAGCACCCACCACAGATCCGTCCCAAGTCATCGCGAATCTGGAAGGATCAAATACACTGACAAGATTTACAACCATACAATCACTGGGAATGCTCACAACAAATATGTTTGATTCCATGGTCTCTAACAGAAATTGTACTGGAGAGGGGGAAGACAGAAGAGGTTCTGGAGAATATCCAACAAGTGCATCCGTAAATCAGTGTCCAAGCGGTAGATGTGCATTACCATTTTAA
- a CDS encoding prohibitin family protein, translated as MNGKKIWFVLTLLPTLYCGSTVKAGEIGLFWKPFGFSDIGLHKEPVLSGFYWLYPWNDIYTYSTQWNAYKEKVDVLTNDDLKIDVQAVVIMRPIRDEVYQLHIEVGPEYYRSIVQPEFRASIRNVVSHHQMIQISKNSAVLAKDIKSAVIERTKGKHIEVFDVILDDVEYSPNMLHAIEAKLTKQQELEQQKYELEIAEKNIEIAKKKAKADAEAQLIRAEAQAKSQSIINDKLTTKYLQYKSFESPNSKLIFVPQGKDNLPIVVNPKE; from the coding sequence ATGAATGGAAAAAAAATTTGGTTCGTTTTAACATTGTTGCCTACTTTGTATTGTGGTTCTACCGTAAAAGCCGGAGAAATAGGTCTCTTTTGGAAACCTTTCGGATTTTCTGATATAGGTTTGCACAAAGAACCAGTGTTGAGTGGATTCTATTGGTTATATCCTTGGAACGATATTTATACTTATTCCACACAATGGAACGCATATAAGGAAAAGGTGGATGTACTTACCAATGACGATCTGAAAATAGACGTTCAAGCAGTAGTCATCATGAGACCGATTCGAGATGAAGTATATCAGCTTCACATAGAAGTTGGTCCGGAATATTATAGAAGTATTGTACAACCGGAATTTAGGGCTTCTATTAGAAACGTAGTTTCCCATCATCAGATGATCCAAATTTCTAAAAATAGCGCAGTCTTAGCGAAGGACATTAAGTCCGCAGTTATAGAAAGAACGAAGGGAAAACATATCGAAGTGTTCGATGTAATATTGGACGACGTGGAATATTCTCCCAATATGTTGCACGCAATCGAAGCGAAGTTGACGAAACAACAAGAACTGGAACAGCAAAAATACGAACTGGAAATCGCGGAAAAAAATATAGAAATCGCCAAAAAGAAAGCGAAGGCAGATGCGGAAGCTCAGTTGATCCGAGCCGAGGCACAAGCGAAGTCTCAATCGATTATCAACGATAAGTTGACCACTAAGTATCTTCAGTATAAATCGTTTGAAAGTCCAAATTCTAAACTGATCTTTGTTCCACAAGGTAAAGATAATCTTCCGATCGTTGTAAATCCGAAAGAGTAA
- a CDS encoding LA_1694 family PerA/PerB upregulated protein, with translation MLVILQKIRVLYFCIFSILFIYCIQENESNPSLQLALVQSQMQVVPKYEIPEIKACLVNTLVLGRMITTCYEIEREFCNLDFFNNIKTPAILQNRRDDLTFISINFPNCASGTAPLFLKYSNLQTPASMVWKDSFGFDGANLESQFQFTNQSSCKDLKLETAPFVTVGFSRLLNSTELSQLNGVEAELALIPATNAACMNDLNFSADLIFLTQNIKSGILLKGISCAYQSGSGFPICPWSP, from the coding sequence ATGTTGGTAATTCTCCAAAAAATAAGGGTTTTATACTTTTGTATCTTTAGTATATTATTTATTTATTGCATTCAAGAAAATGAATCTAATCCTAGCCTACAATTGGCGCTCGTTCAGTCTCAGATGCAGGTTGTGCCGAAATACGAAATTCCGGAAATCAAGGCTTGCCTTGTTAATACTTTGGTTTTGGGTAGAATGATTACTACTTGTTACGAAATCGAAAGAGAATTTTGTAATTTAGATTTTTTTAATAATATTAAAACGCCAGCAATTTTGCAAAACAGAAGGGATGATTTAACGTTTATTAGCATTAACTTTCCGAACTGCGCGTCCGGAACCGCACCATTGTTCCTAAAATATTCAAACTTGCAAACTCCAGCTTCTATGGTATGGAAAGATTCTTTCGGGTTCGATGGAGCTAACTTGGAATCTCAATTTCAGTTTACCAATCAGAGCAGTTGTAAGGATTTAAAATTGGAGACGGCTCCGTTTGTAACGGTAGGATTTTCCCGTTTACTAAATTCTACGGAATTATCTCAATTGAACGGTGTTGAGGCGGAGCTTGCTTTGATCCCCGCGACTAACGCGGCTTGTATGAACGATTTGAACTTTAGCGCCGACTTAATTTTTTTGACACAGAATATCAAAAGCGGAATTTTACTAAAAGGAATTTCCTGTGCATATCAGAGTGGTTCCGGTTTTCCGATTTGTCCTTGGAGTCCTTAG
- a CDS encoding di-heme oxidoredictase family protein — translation MAFIPRKISIYSKIRIGFLIGILFCLFTQCNLKIFDHKKDNNQELTIMLLLLAYMDPGEQYSGGYTTTFDTTVNAFDLAASNLREGGNIEFQGGNSFFNRTWVQGGNSASDGLGPVFNSTACNGCHVKDGRGTPPPDGSNVFSTMLIRVSKDGKDPTTGGPIGLDNYGLQINNRGIPGVQAEATTTVNFAEEPGSFPDGETYSLRRPTFTISNWNFGAPALVHQSPRTSPMIPGLGLLEAIPESTILSFADENDSDGDGISGKPNLVWDAKLQKKVLGRFGWKANEPTLFQQNQGAFLGDIGITSPLFPNQNCVGAQAACFAAPAGNNGNPEGTEISNRTAELVTFYTKLLGVPGRRNWTQPDVVRGKEIFSQIGCNSCHKPHIFTGYSEGFPEISFQHIKPYTDLLLHDMGPDLADNREDFEASGTEWRTPPLWGTGLIQKVNGHNHLLHDGRARGHKEAILWHGGEALTSRNKFVNLPKEDRDKLILFLESL, via the coding sequence ATGGCTTTCATTCCCCGCAAAATTTCAATATATTCTAAAATTCGAATAGGATTTCTAATCGGGATCCTATTCTGTTTATTCACTCAGTGTAACCTCAAAATTTTCGACCATAAAAAAGACAACAACCAAGAACTGACAATTATGTTGTTATTACTCGCCTATATGGATCCGGGAGAACAATACTCCGGAGGTTACACTACGACCTTTGATACTACGGTAAACGCTTTCGACCTCGCGGCTTCAAATCTGAGAGAAGGTGGAAACATAGAATTTCAAGGTGGAAATTCATTTTTCAATCGCACTTGGGTTCAAGGAGGCAATTCCGCTTCCGACGGGCTGGGGCCGGTTTTTAACAGCACTGCCTGCAACGGTTGTCACGTAAAAGACGGAAGAGGAACTCCTCCACCGGATGGAAGTAACGTTTTTTCTACCATGCTGATCCGAGTCAGCAAAGATGGAAAAGATCCGACTACGGGTGGACCGATTGGGCTCGACAATTACGGACTTCAGATCAATAACCGAGGCATCCCGGGAGTTCAAGCCGAGGCGACTACTACTGTAAACTTTGCAGAAGAACCTGGAAGTTTTCCGGATGGAGAAACTTATTCTTTAAGAAGACCTACATTCACAATTTCGAATTGGAACTTCGGAGCGCCTGCGCTTGTACATCAATCTCCCCGAACGTCTCCCATGATTCCGGGACTCGGGCTTTTAGAAGCGATTCCAGAATCTACGATCCTTTCTTTTGCCGATGAAAACGATTCAGACGGAGATGGAATATCAGGAAAACCGAATTTAGTTTGGGACGCAAAACTGCAAAAGAAAGTTTTAGGTAGATTTGGTTGGAAGGCAAACGAACCCACTCTATTCCAGCAAAACCAAGGTGCGTTTTTAGGAGATATAGGAATTACAAGTCCTCTGTTTCCTAATCAAAACTGTGTCGGTGCACAAGCCGCCTGTTTTGCTGCTCCCGCTGGTAATAACGGAAATCCGGAAGGAACCGAAATTTCCAATAGAACAGCTGAGTTAGTGACTTTTTACACCAAACTGTTAGGCGTTCCAGGTAGAAGAAACTGGACTCAACCAGACGTAGTTAGAGGGAAAGAAATTTTTTCCCAAATCGGTTGTAACTCTTGTCACAAACCTCATATTTTTACCGGATATTCGGAAGGGTTTCCCGAAATTTCGTTTCAACATATCAAACCGTATACAGATCTTCTACTACACGATATGGGACCTGACCTTGCAGACAATCGAGAAGATTTTGAAGCTTCGGGAACGGAATGGAGAACTCCTCCTCTCTGGGGAACGGGCCTTATACAAAAGGTCAACGGTCACAATCATCTTCTTCACGATGGACGCGCGCGAGGTCATAAAGAAGCGATTCTTTGGCACGGAGGCGAGGCTTTGACGTCCAGAAATAAATTCGTAAATCTTCCAAAAGAAGATAGAGATAAGTTGATTCTATTTCTGGAATCTTTATGA
- the lruB gene encoding imelysin LruB, with protein MNLKKIITHYFLLWIVISFLFSNCKSETNNDSERLGLLLTLFQPTATRTQVVDRYLKLGYESYDQSYKDAVAFQTAVTAFAANNNPTATDHTNLKNLYIIARASYLTTEAFRFSSGPIDNVDILGCGSNADGSGDEECEGLINGWPLDESAIDNYLANAGNATTYAAILAANGDANANNAVDQDDETALTVGWHAIEYILWGQDLFNGGVNQISGQRTANDLSGAAGTAGGRRRTYMKAVTDGLVLQLKLIRDQFEDGARYSDGLKSNPDAAVTYIFQGLGKFIAGEWGGERLTGTFGGQQEEEHSCFSDTTKADFYYNAQSVLNIWNGSYELKKGTVTSTGPGLKNLFGTLNVPGIGFQATAARDAFCINLSEQTADPNYTTSCPAGSLTGRYDQIIRNTDNEYQILFDIQKFIGDKMKKTITDAAKTIGISITDFSI; from the coding sequence ATGAATCTAAAAAAAATCATCACACACTATTTTCTACTTTGGATCGTTATATCGTTTCTTTTTTCAAACTGTAAATCAGAGACAAATAACGATTCAGAGCGTTTAGGCTTATTGTTGACCTTATTCCAACCCACTGCGACAAGAACCCAAGTAGTTGATCGTTATCTTAAATTAGGCTACGAATCCTATGATCAGAGTTATAAAGACGCTGTCGCTTTTCAAACCGCAGTTACAGCCTTTGCCGCTAATAACAACCCGACCGCGACGGATCATACGAATCTTAAAAATTTATACATCATCGCAAGAGCTTCTTATTTAACTACGGAAGCATTTCGTTTTTCATCCGGACCGATAGACAACGTTGACATTTTAGGTTGTGGAAGTAATGCAGACGGTTCCGGTGATGAAGAATGCGAAGGGCTGATCAATGGATGGCCGTTAGACGAAAGCGCGATTGATAATTATTTAGCAAATGCAGGAAATGCAACAACCTACGCAGCCATCTTAGCTGCAAACGGAGATGCAAATGCAAATAACGCAGTTGATCAAGATGATGAAACTGCACTTACGGTCGGTTGGCACGCAATTGAATATATACTCTGGGGTCAGGATCTATTTAACGGAGGAGTCAATCAAATTTCAGGACAACGCACTGCGAACGATCTCTCGGGCGCCGCTGGCACAGCCGGAGGTAGAAGAAGAACCTATATGAAAGCGGTTACAGACGGACTCGTCCTTCAGTTAAAATTGATTCGAGATCAATTTGAAGACGGTGCTAGATATTCGGATGGACTTAAATCCAATCCTGACGCAGCGGTCACTTATATCTTTCAAGGGCTTGGTAAATTCATCGCTGGAGAATGGGGAGGAGAAAGACTTACCGGAACTTTTGGCGGACAACAAGAAGAAGAACATTCTTGTTTTAGCGATACTACCAAAGCCGACTTCTACTATAACGCACAAAGTGTGTTGAACATTTGGAACGGATCTTACGAGTTGAAAAAAGGAACCGTAACTTCCACAGGCCCCGGTCTAAAAAATCTTTTTGGCACTTTAAACGTTCCTGGGATCGGTTTTCAAGCTACTGCGGCCAGAGACGCATTTTGTATCAATCTTTCGGAACAAACCGCAGATCCAAATTATACCACCTCTTGTCCAGCCGGATCTCTAACCGGGAGATACGATCAAATTATCAGAAACACGGATAACGAATATCAAATTCTTTTCGACATACAAAAATTTATCGGAGACAAGATGAAAAAGACAATTACGGACGCCGCAAAGACTATCGGAATTTCCATCACGGACTTTTCAATTTAA
- a CDS encoding LIC10707 family hydrolase, with translation MLLFLTTNLKLFADKNSFKFWFPDANHTYNHFVIQTNCNTQFNNNDPESFEPNKTFLTMYGDSLGDFIDEPAYGYFGWDQYLTLMNFSVEWNVQNLAIGGYTTKNLHELIAACADRYERRINFKTAPNVAFEIGGNDFWHNALLLTYMPWKFSSVVGRVAFNTKSILYQLRNPRRNKDILVMGNFPNLSYSPTLGNMNQYFSPMATQPDSGFSYNMSQLQSEQKNAMREEEEASILTLLPPTGWITLLYMPIDLDHLHTEFVESILYIKEAYNRVIVNLEIQTGIEELDMLRTQIKNAGTSPTMQDDWYWLWLHRVKNNPSMVTSLGMYFSQGAIEQAAQEVNGKYGKVQFLPLYHLFIRQRDCFEFGQCWVANPWLYQDQIGHLNYIGYTVWAGALSAKVIELDWHNSLRNGPPHYDGAVSIPGDDTVVVALPEEQPPQNVEVEEWPIDFWILVCIFTGKCW, from the coding sequence ATGCTACTTTTTCTAACAACAAACCTAAAACTTTTTGCAGACAAAAATAGTTTTAAGTTTTGGTTTCCGGATGCGAATCACACGTATAACCATTTCGTTATTCAAACCAACTGTAATACACAGTTCAACAATAATGATCCAGAATCTTTTGAACCTAATAAAACGTTTCTTACAATGTATGGGGATAGTTTGGGAGATTTTATAGATGAACCTGCCTATGGATATTTTGGTTGGGATCAATATCTAACTTTGATGAACTTTAGTGTAGAATGGAATGTGCAGAACCTAGCCATAGGAGGATATACAACAAAAAATTTACATGAATTAATTGCAGCTTGTGCAGATAGATATGAAAGGCGTATCAATTTTAAAACGGCGCCTAACGTAGCATTTGAAATCGGAGGAAACGATTTTTGGCACAATGCACTTCTTTTGACCTATATGCCTTGGAAGTTTAGTTCCGTAGTAGGTCGTGTGGCTTTCAATACTAAATCCATTTTGTATCAATTGAGAAATCCAAGACGGAATAAAGACATTCTGGTCATGGGAAATTTTCCAAATCTATCTTACAGTCCTACATTAGGAAATATGAATCAATATTTTTCTCCGATGGCTACCCAACCGGATAGCGGTTTTAGTTATAATATGAGCCAGCTACAGTCAGAACAAAAAAACGCAATGCGTGAGGAAGAAGAAGCCTCTATTTTAACTTTATTACCTCCGACAGGATGGATCACCTTACTTTATATGCCGATCGATTTGGATCATTTGCATACTGAGTTTGTAGAATCGATCCTTTATATCAAAGAGGCTTACAACCGAGTTATAGTAAACCTAGAAATTCAAACTGGAATTGAAGAATTGGATATGCTTCGCACACAGATCAAAAATGCGGGTACTTCGCCCACCATGCAAGACGATTGGTACTGGCTCTGGTTGCACAGAGTGAAAAACAATCCCAGCATGGTAACTAGTTTAGGAATGTATTTTTCTCAAGGGGCCATCGAACAAGCGGCGCAAGAAGTCAATGGTAAATACGGCAAAGTGCAATTTCTACCTTTGTATCATCTTTTTATACGCCAAAGAGATTGTTTTGAGTTTGGTCAGTGTTGGGTAGCAAATCCTTGGTTGTACCAGGATCAGATAGGACATTTAAATTACATTGGATATACAGTGTGGGCGGGGGCTTTGTCCGCAAAGGTGATCGAACTAGATTGGCATAATTCTTTAAGAAACGGTCCTCCTCATTACGACGGAGCGGTTTCCATTCCTGGAGATGATACTGTGGTTGTTGCTCTGCCGGAAGAACAACCACCTCAAAACGTAGAAGTGGAGGAATGGCCGATTGATTTCTGGATATTAGTCTGTATTTTTACCGGAAAATGTTGGTAA
- a CDS encoding Zn-ribbon domain-containing OB-fold protein yields MSESILEILKGKKCDSCGFQTVETTIACTRCGSSKTIEIQFSGKGKIYTYTVVYVGFGHLSKRVPYVLAVIELEEGIKTIGILEGEVSGIPVTESVKIDLPVRFQRDEPGTGFIFNVSRV; encoded by the coding sequence ATGTCCGAAAGTATATTAGAAATTTTGAAAGGAAAAAAATGCGATTCCTGTGGATTCCAAACCGTGGAAACTACCATAGCTTGCACACGTTGCGGAAGTTCTAAAACCATTGAAATCCAATTTTCGGGAAAAGGAAAAATTTACACTTACACCGTCGTTTATGTAGGTTTTGGACATCTATCTAAAAGGGTGCCTTATGTTTTAGCGGTTATAGAATTGGAAGAGGGAATCAAAACGATTGGAATTTTAGAAGGAGAAGTTTCCGGAATTCCGGTAACTGAATCCGTAAAAATTGATCTTCCAGTGAGATTTCAAAGAGATGAACCAGGAACCGGATTTATATTTAACGTGAGCAGGGTGTAA
- a CDS encoding FxLYD domain-containing protein: MILNFLAILSCLNLKQFQYSKFRLIILFFFLLIPISNWSKSNGMITVDGNYKYYNVGLQDQFTYLEINGQIENLSGKDHVEAFFTMNFYDKEDILLETCRFAVQGFPSGHKRDFYASMKYVDPKQIKRFTIEFDGEN, encoded by the coding sequence ATGATCTTGAATTTTCTTGCGATACTTTCTTGTCTAAACCTAAAACAATTCCAGTATTCTAAGTTTCGTTTGATTATTTTATTTTTCTTTCTTTTGATTCCGATTTCAAATTGGAGCAAATCGAACGGAATGATAACAGTCGATGGAAATTATAAATATTATAACGTAGGACTACAGGATCAGTTCACCTATCTTGAAATTAACGGACAAATCGAAAATTTGTCCGGAAAAGATCATGTAGAAGCTTTTTTTACGATGAACTTTTATGATAAAGAAGATATTCTTTTGGAAACCTGCCGATTTGCTGTGCAAGGATTTCCATCGGGACACAAGAGGGATTTTTATGCGAGTATGAAATACGTAGATCCAAAACAGATCAAACGTTTTACGATAGAATTTGACGGAGAAAATTAA
- a CDS encoding imelysin family protein: MRILEFTNMSSNKFRLLAKRITFFFLSLTVLLPGIRCQDLGKITGSEILLVALFANASTGEFLNYTANQVAVPQFKRLLTATDELKTSASAYQANQNDTTLADLQSKWLVARKLFKQSEIFYINRSYFPSNYFHRLDGYILNENSRPVPNDLTVAAATNPNTNTVDSYPLTRKGFAALEYFIFDDGNGVHTLAAINVANGNAGRRAYIVSLANVIQLDAQRLLNSWSPSSGNFAEELAFGQGSFGGVKDAVDSFINGLVQLEYTNQDVRVGVPAGLTVSGTTQYPTKLESVYSDTAYQDLLSSLEGLELVYFGNPGDREAKSLSYLVQFQNNALDARVRTKISTLKSLIQGRIDASATLKSDLVANLSFVNTEIYSRFRELRIIFATEIIGILGANALPSNSDGD, encoded by the coding sequence ATGAGAATTTTAGAATTTACGAATATGTCTTCCAACAAATTCAGGCTGCTCGCCAAGAGGATTACGTTTTTTTTCCTGAGTCTTACGGTTCTTCTACCGGGAATCCGTTGTCAAGACTTGGGAAAAATTACCGGATCCGAAATTTTACTGGTCGCATTATTTGCAAATGCAAGTACGGGAGAATTTTTGAATTACACCGCCAATCAAGTCGCGGTTCCTCAATTTAAACGTCTTCTAACTGCAACAGACGAATTAAAAACGAGCGCCTCTGCCTATCAAGCCAATCAGAATGATACCACTCTTGCGGATCTTCAATCCAAATGGTTGGTTGCTAGAAAACTTTTTAAACAATCAGAAATTTTTTATATCAACCGATCTTATTTTCCTTCCAATTACTTTCACCGATTGGACGGTTATATTTTAAATGAGAACAGTCGTCCTGTACCAAATGATTTAACCGTAGCCGCGGCCACAAATCCAAACACAAATACCGTGGATTCTTATCCTCTGACAAGAAAAGGTTTTGCCGCTTTGGAATATTTCATTTTCGACGACGGGAACGGAGTACATACGTTAGCCGCAATCAATGTGGCAAATGGAAACGCTGGAAGAAGGGCTTATATAGTTTCACTTGCAAACGTAATTCAGTTGGACGCACAAAGACTTTTAAATTCCTGGAGCCCTTCTTCCGGAAATTTTGCAGAAGAATTAGCCTTTGGCCAAGGTTCTTTCGGCGGCGTCAAGGATGCGGTCGATTCGTTTATCAACGGTTTGGTTCAATTGGAATATACAAATCAAGACGTTCGAGTAGGAGTTCCGGCAGGCCTCACGGTTTCAGGAACAACCCAATATCCTACTAAATTGGAATCCGTTTATAGCGATACGGCGTATCAAGATTTGTTATCTTCTTTGGAAGGTTTGGAGCTCGTTTATTTTGGCAATCCTGGAGATCGTGAAGCAAAATCACTCAGCTATTTAGTTCAGTTTCAAAATAACGCGTTAGACGCTCGTGTAAGAACTAAAATTTCCACTCTAAAATCACTCATTCAAGGAAGAATCGACGCGTCGGCAACTCTCAAATCCGATCTCGTTGCAAACCTTAGTTTTGTAAATACGGAAATTTATTCAAGATTTAGAGAACTTAGAATCATCTTTGCTACCGAAATCATCGGCATCTTAGGCGCCAATGCTCTTCCTTCCAATTCGGATGGTGATTAA
- a CDS encoding LIC_10705 family lipoprotein: protein MLKRILYLVFISYLNLNCDYSQGTSTSDYHNEFMLEYSIFFILPNLDLNQYCPPTEEIPILEPGTYTRYMSEGDTYIFDNRARLNAPYQGHASEYFTFIIQENAEQEIKLISPVCGTSPDFYSAKGDSGTFGHLETLYISLRIPESKPQNRYGYFTKLKAVSGSGTITFTTPTVQDPPR from the coding sequence ATGTTAAAGCGAATCTTATATTTAGTTTTTATCTCTTACTTAAATCTTAACTGCGATTACTCGCAGGGGACTTCAACGAGTGATTATCATAACGAGTTTATGTTAGAATATTCTATTTTCTTTATTCTTCCCAATCTTGATCTCAATCAATATTGCCCACCCACAGAGGAAATTCCAATATTGGAACCCGGAACTTATACAAGATATATGTCGGAAGGGGATACATATATTTTTGATAATAGAGCTAGGTTGAATGCACCTTATCAAGGACATGCTTCAGAATACTTTACTTTTATCATTCAAGAGAATGCAGAGCAAGAGATTAAGTTAATTAGTCCAGTGTGCGGAACAAGTCCAGATTTCTATTCTGCTAAAGGGGATTCTGGAACTTTTGGACATTTAGAAACATTATATATTAGTTTAAGAATACCTGAATCTAAACCTCAGAATCGATACGGATATTTCACGAAACTAAAAGCCGTATCTGGTTCAGGAACTATTACATTTACCACACCCACTGTGCAAGACCCACCAAGATAA
- a CDS encoding LIC_10705 family lipoprotein → MKKILCLIFISYFSFDCSLTRESSHGNFYNEFMLEYSIFFILPNLDLNQYCPPTEEIPILEPGTYTRYMSEGDTYIFDNRARLNGVPGTSDSERSFNFTFQESVNQQVKLTSPVCGNDPLESRSYNDSGLSGQIESVYIFLRIPPYSDTKRSLFFTKLTAVSGSGTITFTTPSIANPPL, encoded by the coding sequence ATGAAAAAAATCTTATGTTTAATTTTTATTTCTTACTTTAGTTTTGATTGTAGCCTGACTCGAGAAAGTTCGCACGGCAACTTTTATAACGAGTTTATGTTAGAATATTCTATTTTCTTTATACTTCCCAATCTTGATCTCAATCAATATTGTCCGCCCACAGAGGAAATTCCAATCTTGGAACCCGGAACTTATACAAGATATATGTCGGAGGGAGATACGTATATTTTTGATAATAGAGCTAGGTTGAATGGTGTTCCAGGGACCTCTGATTCTGAAAGAAGTTTTAATTTCACATTTCAAGAATCAGTGAATCAACAAGTGAAACTTACAAGTCCAGTTTGTGGTAATGATCCTTTGGAAAGTCGTTCTTATAATGATTCCGGATTATCAGGACAAATTGAGTCAGTTTATATCTTTTTAAGAATTCCACCTTATAGTGATACAAAAAGATCTTTATTTTTTACAAAATTAACCGCCGTTTCTGGTTCAGGAACTATTACTTTTACAACACCGTCAATCGCCAATCCACCGCTTTAA